The Diceros bicornis minor isolate mBicDic1 chromosome 8, mDicBic1.mat.cur, whole genome shotgun sequence genomic interval GGCAGCACGTCCTAGGCATCATCCTCCGAGGCCCGGCCTTATGCTTCGCTGCGGCTGGCTTCTCCCTGTTCTTCTACCCCGCGGTGAgtgggggagtggaggaggggaggtgaCCACTGGGGGAGCAGACACCcccaggagggtggggagggggcggcgCACAGAGGAGCGAGCCAGTCTGCGTGGGAGAGGGCCAGGGCTGTGCCAGGGTCACCCAGGGGCCACTGGGCAGCGAGCAGCCCGGCCCCCAGGATGCCAAGGAGTgcggctggagggaggaggcccTGGGACCCGCTCTCGAGGTGAGGAGTTGCTGCCCTAGGATCCAGGCCCGCATGAGGAAATGCGTCATCAGAGGAGGGGCAAAGTGCCAGCTGCTGTGACTCATTCCCCCGTTTCCCCAAGTGGGCGCAGCTCGAAGACGCAAGGATGCCTGGAGTGGGGCTATGCTTGTTTCCTTGGTGGACAGGAACCTGCACGAAGTTGCCAGCACAGCCAGCACCACACAGCTTCTGGGTGGGGGTCGGAGCTGCGCTGTCTTGACGAGGGACACCCCCAGTCacctcaggagacacagcagCGGGTGGGGAAGCCGACATGGACGTTGTGCCATCCTGAGAACGTGCGCAGAGAGGAGCCACCCCGAGAGGGAGAGAGCGAAGGAAGAAATTTCCAGAACCAGAAGAGGAAGCTGGAGAAGTGGAGAAAACAGAAGGGAAGTCTTTGGTGGAAGGCGCCCCAGCCTGGAGCCCAGAGGAGGCCCAGATGGAAACGGGAAGGTGAAGCCATGGTGGCGGTCAGCACGCACCTCACCCCGGCGATGGTTCCGTGGGGTCCACGCTGGTCACTCATGGCACGAGGCAGCTCAGAACCCTCCTAGCCGAGGTCAGAGATCAAGGTCGGAGATCAAGGTCGGCTGATGCCATTTTTTTAGGCGACAGCTACTATAATAGGAATGTTCTAGTAACTCTCCATCACGCAGAAAGGAGGTAAATACTGACAGGTGCGGCTACAGGTGGAACGTGTGAGACAAAATGGACTCACACACCGGAGCATCGCTCATCACGAGAAAACCAGTACTGGCTGTTGTTGTAAATGTCTAATAAGCGTTTGAAGAGAATTCCAAGTTTAAAACAAACAGGCAGGCGAAGGCTTGCAGAGCCTCGTCCCCTTGGGATGGAGCTGGACGCCTGAGTCAGCCCAGGGCAGGCGGGTGGGCGGGGAGGTGGACGCTGGCGCGCGAGGTGAGGGGGGGCCTCAGGCACCCGTTTGGCTTCCTCAGACGTTGAGTGTGTTTGTGCTGATGGGAAGGATGCTGCAGGGGGGCTGGGGCCAGGCGAGGCATCCTTGCCCGTGGCCTGCAGTCAGCGGCTCCCGGTGGACAGGGCGGGGCCAGTGAGGGGACAGACGGAGAGATGGAAGGACAGTAAGGGGCAGTGGGGCTGAGGCCGCATCCGAGTCCTGGTTTCAGGAAGGACTCTGCGCCCAGGGTAGTGGACGGCAGGAATTGGTTGGATAAAGTTGGGGTGAGGGGTAATGAGGATCATCGCGGGGAGGATTGAGGGGACAGCTGGGATGTGTGGGTGGCCTTGGCGAGAAGGAGTGCACAGAGCTGAGGACCGCAGGGGCCTGTGCCCCCTGGCAGGGCCTGGACGCTGGACTCTGGCAGGGCCGGGGTGAGTGGGCCCCAGAGGCTAAGCCAGGAGCTTAGGCTGGGCAGGCAGTACCCAGCGTGCTGGGGGTCCAGCAGGCGCCGCAGCATTAGGTCCATGAGGAGACTGGGCAGTGTCCGTGCCCTGGGGGAATGACAGCATTGGGGGAGGGGCCACCTGGGCCAACAGACTGGGGAAGAGGAGGGTCCTCCGTGGGGCTGGGAGGGCCCGAGCAGTCGGCAGGTCCGGTGGCCTCAGAGGTGCTCCGTGACAGAGCAGTCAGTGCTCTGTCCACCTCCTTTCACCTGTCAGTCAGTCCTCTTCTGTGCTGCGTACTTCACTCCTTCCTCTCCGTTCCCCCTCCCCTGCAGTGCGGTTCTGACCCCTCGAGCCCTTGCCTCCTCGTGTGGGGCCCCACGCTCATCACCACCTGTGAGACACGCGCCAGAGCTTCCTGACCCCCAGGGAACCCCCCGTAACCTCCTCAGCAAGCCCAAGCCCCCTCCTCCAACGCATCCTCGCCACCCGCTTCCCTCATCCGGGACCCTGTGTTGGGTCCACCCTCCAGGTCCAGCCCCTTCTCACCGTCCTGGTCCAGGTCCCCCTGGACCACCTTCCTCCGACCGTGGCACTCACGGGTCCCAGGGCCTCTCACACCAGGACCTGGCGGCCTGCACTTCCCACCTGTCCTTCCAAGGACTCAGGTTCCCTCTTGCACTGTTCcgtttcctccttttcctcctgttCCGTGGCACCCCCTCCTGCTGACCCTGCAGTGGTCACCATTGGCCTCCTTCTAGAATGTTCTGCTCTTACCTACCTTGTGCCTGGGAGGTGCCTCTCTCAGtgtatgtttgttgaatgacgtGTATGGTATGGTCTCTTGGAGCAGGGAGACTGGGTTATAAACAGACCTATCACTCccgctcccacccccaccccagcagcccATTGCCTCCCTGAGTTATATACTGTGTATTGTCTCTAGCCCCCGTCGGGTGACCTTGAAGTCCTTGGCGTGCAGGACAGAGGGGAGGGAGCCCTCCACTGAGGGCGGGGTGGCAGGGGTGTGGGCTGCGCCCTGTGGGCACAGCGATTGCAGGGGTGAATTGCAGAGGTGAGCAGAGCCCTCATGGGACTTGCTGGCCTGCACCAGCCTGAGGGCTAGGACTTCCAGAGCCCAGTGCAAGGGCGCCTGGTGCAGCCGCCTCCGGGCCCAGGAAACACTGCCCAGTTGCCCTCCAcatccctttttatttttattttttattttttttcacaatttttttgtgtgtgtgtgtgtgaggaagatcagccgtgagctaacattcatgctaatcctcctctttttgctgaggaagactggctctacgctaacatctattgccaatcctcctcctttttttcccccaaagccccagtaggtagttgtatatcacagttgcacatccttctagttgctgtatgtgggacgcggcctcagcatggccggagaagtggtgggtcagtgcgcgcctgggatccgaaccgggccaccagtagcggagcgcacgcacttaaccactaagccacggggccggccctccacatCCCTTTTTAAATAATCGGGTATAACATAAGATTTACCGCTGTAACCATTCTAAAATGTGCGACTGTGCAGCAGTAATGTCATTCACATCGCCGTGCAGTCATCGCCTCCTGTGTGGTTCTAGAACTTTTTATCACCCCACACAGAAACTCCGtccccatcagcagtcactccccatctccctccccaGAGTCCCTTGAAACCactatcctactttctgtctctctggatttacctcttataggtatttcatataaatggaatcataaaatatgaggctttgtgtctggcttctttcacgcatgtttgcaaggttcatccacactgtagtGTGTCTCAATGCTTCGTTCCCCTGCGTTACCCAATAATGCTCCCCGTGTGGATGGACCTTGtgttgatggacagttgggttgcttccacattttagcagttgtgaacatgggtgtgaaaatgtctctttgagatcctgttttcaactcttttgggaatatgcccagaactaggattgctggatcatatcaaTTGTTTGAGGaacgtccatactgttttccacggcggctgcaccattttacactcccaccaacggTGCCCAGGGTTCCAGTTTCCACACCCTCGCCAGGACTTTTTTCTGCTTTGGGGTAGTGGGCGTCCTCCTGGGAGGGAGGTGGTGTCTCGTGGTGGAGTGGacttgcgtttccctgatggtagtgatgctgagcatcttcatgtgcttgttggctgcCTGTGAGTGAGAAACGTATCCTCAGACCTGTGCCAGTTTTTGAACCAGGCTGTCTCTTGTGGGGTCTCTCCATATTCTGGATCCTAGACCCTTATCAGGGAGATGGCTTGCAGACATTTTCTCTGTCCTGTGAGTTGTCTATTCACGCTCCTGATAATGTTCTGTGATGCAGAGTTCTTCGTCCTGATGACGTataattcacctgttttttcttctgttgctcaCGCTGCCCTCCCTTTGGAGCCCATCGCTGCAGGGTGGGATTCCAGCCCCCCTCGGAGGCACCACACCCCCGACTGTCCCCTGGGTGGAGGTGCCACACCCCCTGACCTGTCATGTGTCTCCTGCAGTCGTACCTGCTGATGGCGACGGTCGTCTTCCTCCCCTACCTCAGCAAGGCCACCAGCTGGTGCAAAAGCAGGCTTGTGGGTAGGTGCCGGGCGGGCTGGCGTTGGGGCCTCGGCACAGCTTCCAGGGCCTACAGAGCACCTGTGACGGCCAGGCGTCCCTGCGGGGTCCCGGCCCCCAAGGGCTTGGCCAGCTCCTCCTTCCTGGCCCGTCCACAGGCCCCCGGGAGCCCCCACCTCACAGCATGGAGTTCTTCACCTTCGATCTGCACGAGCCTCTCAGCAAGGAGCGAGTGGAGGCCTTCAGTGACGGGGTCTACGCCATCGTGGCCACGCTCCTCATCCTGGACATCTGGTGAGGACCCACACTTGGGCTGCCCCAGACATGACGGAGGGGGGTCCACGGCCCACCTCTCTGCGAAGTGTCCCTCATCCTCCAACCCCACAAAGGCGCTGTGGTCTCCCAGCGCCACCCTCCCCTGGAAGAGGAATCCCACCCTGGGCAGAGCTCCCAGAGCGGGGGGTCTCCCTGCCAGCAGTCCCCACCTGAGAGCACGGGCCAGGGCAGGGGACGCCAGGGAGGTCCCTCTCCCCATCTGGTCTCCCCATCCGTCTCTGCGACCTGCCCGCACCTCCGTTCCGCCTTGGGGTCTTGTTTCTTCCCTTCACTGTTGGCTCCCCTGCTGTGCCTCTTCAGCATTCTGATCTTAGGTATCGtgttttatttgcttcttttccAAACACTCCATCCTTTTTTATAGTCGTACTTCAGTACGTTCCTATCGCGTTAACACGTCAGAGCCCTCTGGTTGACATCCTGCATCTGATAATCTGAAGTCTCGATTCTCTTAATTTTCTCTTGGTAGCTTTTTCCTACTGTGACTTGAGAATTCTTGAAAATGGGGAGCAAACAGTCATTGGTactgatctctgagcctggacctAGGGTCCAGAATGCTGTGGCTTTGCTCCTGCCCTGCAGCCAGGGCCACGCTGTCTCGGGCCCCTCGCCAAGCAGCTGCGTGGGACAGCTGGGgggcctccttcccccacccagaGCCACAGTCACCCTCCCTGCAAGCCCTGAGGACCCGGGTGGGGGTCCCCAGGCAACCCCCCAGGCTCCGCCTCCTGTCCCCACCTTCAAACCTTCGAAGTTCCAGCTCCCCCCCAACACATGTGCAGCTGCCACTGTGAGCACAGAGGCGTCCAGGCTGCTTCACTCCCCTCAGTGATAAAAGATGATGCCACCACTGTGCGCTCTGGGCTATGCAGTTGGGGGGCAGCAGCCCCCACGACCCCCATGAAGGGGAAGAGCCAGGGGGCCAGACGTGCCTCAGAATTGTTCTTTACAATAAAGTTTGTCCCAGGAATCTGAGAACTGTGGAGGCAAGCCCCCCTCAGATCTGCAGAACTGCTCCTCAGGATGGGCAGCTGCAGGAGGGTGGACAGACCACACGAGTACCCACCCAGGGAGGCCAAAGGGGCTGCaagctgggggccagccctggggtctGGCGGGCAGGGCTGCCAGTTAGTGAAGAAGAGACAGGATACAGTTAAATTTGAGCTTCAGGTGATTGACACGTAATTGTTTAAAATACTAAGTGTGTATATAGACATAGTAAAATGAAAACTTGGTGTGCTCAAGTCCTCGTCATTCATCTGAAATTCAAGTGTGCCGGGGGGGGGAGGCAGCCCTCACTGGCTCAGGCAGGGCGGGGCTGCAGCCCCGACCAGACACCCGTGGTAAGTCTGCTACAAATGCCATCTGTTCACCATCCTCAGCGAGGACAACGTGCCGGACGCCAAGGACGTGAAGGAAAAGTTCCACGGCAGCCTGGTGGCAGCACTGAGCGTGTACGGGCCGCATTTCCTGGCGTACTTCGGCTCCTTTGCCACGGTGGGCCTGCTCTGGTTCGCCCACCACTCGCTCTTCCTGCACATCCGCAAGGCCACGCAGTCCATGGGTCTGCTCAACACACTCTCGCTGGCCTTCGTGGGCGGCCTCCCGCTGGCCTACCAGCAGACCTCGGCCTTCGCTCGGCAGCCCCGCGATGAGCTCGAGAGCGTGCGTATCAGCTGTGCCATCATCTTCTTCGCCAGCATCTTCCAGTTTGCCATCTGGACCACAGCTCTGCTGCACGAGAGGGAGACGCTGCAGCCCTCGGCGCGATTCGGGGGCCAGGAGCACGCGTTCATGTTCGCCAAGCTCGCGCTGTACCCCTGCGCCAGCCTGCTGGCCTTCACCTGTACCTGCTTCCTGAGCAGGTTCAGCACCGCCATCTTCCACCTCATGCAGATCGCCGTGCCCTTCGCCTTCCTGCTGCTGCGCCTCCTCGTGCGCCTGGCCCTGGCTGTCCTGTGGGCCCTGCGTGGCCTCCCCGTGCCAGAGCTTGGGGCTGAGGATGACTCTCGGTCCCtgctcctccctgctccctgctAGCGTGAGGTCCTTGCCCACCCCAGCCGGAGGTCACAGTGTCAGCCCGGTGGCCCGAGCTTGGGTTTTCCTTTCCTTGTGAGATTTCATGTTCTACTCAGTGTCCTCAGGTGGTTTTCCACTCTCAGAGGAGAGCGTCACAGGACCTCGACTTTGTGTCGCTGCACGTGCCCATCTCTGCCCCCTGGGCCTGCATTCTCTGTCTCCATCAAGCTAACACAAGCCGTGTGGGGACTGACATTTCGGTGGTTCCAGGGGCAGCTGGGGCCCGGCCGGGAGCCCACAGCCTCAGCCTCGTGGGGGCATGGGTGTGCATGTGGCCCTGGGTCCTCAACAGGCAGTGCAGCCCCCCAGACCTGGCTTAGCCCACCCCGGCCCACCCTCCCAGCACGCAGAGCTCCCTGGCGGCTGCTGGGCTGCCAAACCGTCCCTCCCCACGCTGGTCATGAGGCACAGTGGGGGTGAGAGCAGCAGGACAGCAGTGCTGACTGTATTGTCCCGGATATAAGTTATGGTCACATTCAGGTATAAATTACACACGAGGGATTGGTGCAGAGCCTGCAGCCCCACCTGGCACACAGACTCACTTAAATACAAACAGTCACCCTAATCACAATTTACAGACAATTCCTACAGACTGAAACCAACACTGGGGCCTGCGAAGTAAAAACTACACCACTGGGGACTTGGGGACGTGACCACAAGGAACGTGCATCTGTGCACTGGAGGCATGTGACAAGAACATCCACCACAAATGGCTGTTACAGTGCATTGGTCTATGCGATTTTGGCAGAAGCTTGTGGGGCACAGGGCTGGGTGGGGCCCTGTCTGAGGTTGAGGCCAAAACTCAGGGCAAAGCCATGGCCAAGGGGTATGAGGGCCCAGCCTGGCCAGACAGTGCCAAGCGCAGAAGGGACGACTGGGAAAGGTGTGGACTTGTGAATCCCTTCTTTGGGGGCCTCAGGAGAATTCCCAAGCAGACAGTTCATGCTGGGTCAGGGTCCTCCCAGAGTCAGATGTGACTCTGTGGGCCGTCTGACTCGGGAGCTCAGTGGAAGACGCAGCTGCGAGCAGCCCGCCTGGCAGCCCTGTCCCATGTCCCACAGAGCCGGGTCTCCACATGGAGAAGCACTGAGCCCGCAGAAGTCCCATCTGCTGAGCAGACGCTAGAAACTGGCATGCTGAGTGCTGGCAAACAGAACATAAAGTGCCAAGTCGGTCCTGGGGTCACACTTCACTTCCATAACCTTCCTCTGGACCTCCAGGGCCCAGGCCTGCATGCGTTTACTTCTGGTCCCTTCCAGGTGCACTCTGCCTGCCCTCGTGAGGGCCCGGCCCTCCTCCTCCCGCTGCCTCCTGGGCACCACACTCCACCTTGAGGACGGTGGCTGAGCCCACTTGGCCTCCTTAGGGCCCTGCTCTCCCCAGGTGCAGCCCTGCCACTCTGGGGCCACCAGCCAGGCTCAGGACCACGCCCAGCCAGACACTGCCTGGGCCCTGTGGCCCAAGCAGCTCGGCCGCAGTGACAAGGCCGGGAGAGAAGGCACCTTCCCCCAAAACACACAGCAGGTGCCTCCGCCCAGCCCTCGTTGGTGAGGTGAGGCCAGAGGAGCTGGTGGCTGGGGGTCCCATGTCTCTAGGCACACCCAGGGCCCACGGAGTCAGCTGCTGTGTCAGAGCATCCAGGGGGCGGCCCAGGAGCACAAGATGAAGTCCAGCGCCGCCCAGCTCAAGGggctcagggaggtgagggacaCAAAGGGAGGAGTGCCCCCCTTCCAGGGGACGAGAGGCCTGGCCAGGTAGAGACCTGTGCCCACCCCAGTCACTGGTGTGGAAGCCCAGAGGGAATGCCCACTACCCACCCAAGAATTCCCATGTGGCTTGGGGACAAGGGGGAAACGCCCCGAGGTCAGGGCTGCGGGCAAGTCCATCCACCGGCCGGTGCTGCTGTAGTACGGGCGCAGACTGCTCTAGGGCCTGCCTCCTCTACCTGGGGTCACCCCCAGGGGTAGGCACTCCATCTGCTCGGGCATCCTTGGGGGTCCCGGCCTTCCTGGGCTTCTGCTTGGCCTTCCTGAGCATGTGGACCTGTTCCAGGGCAGGTGAGGTCAGAGGGCTGGGCGACGCCACAGGCCACCTGGCCCTGGGACCCCAGGACGCCCAACGCCAGCTCAGCCCATTTACAGAAGGGGAGGAGCAGGGGGCTGCCATGACTGTGGCTTGTGGGGAGGGAGCTCAAGCCTGGCCACTGCCCAGCAGACACCCCTCCCCTCTGAGGCCCCAGGGGGGCCTTGTGACCAGGAGTCAGTGAAGAACCAGCCGCAGCAGGGCTACCAGGGCAGTGCTGACCACTCTGTACAGCTGAGGCTGGCCAGCACTGAGCCCACCTCACCTCTCTGGCCCCACCTGGCTCACCCCACACCTGACATACCTTCAGGCCGGTggctgagatgatcatgtgccCGGGACCCTGGACCCATGGCTCGCCGTCCACCTGCACAGGTGTGGCTTTGAGGAGGGTGACGCGGAAGTAGGAGCCCTGGGCGATGCGGATGCCGGAGCGCAGCCCACCCTGGACCTGGCCCTGGCCGGGAGAGCACACACCAGGCTCAGCGGGTCGCAGCACCACACCAGGCCCAGCCCACCTGGCCTGGCCACTCACCATGTGCATGACGCCCGTCACCCCTACCACCTCCAGCAACCCATCGTCCATGCGCGGCTTCTCAAACCTCGAGTCGCTCTCAGAGCCCCAGAGATCAGCCCCTGAGCCCCAGCTGTACAGAGAGGGAGCAGTAGGAAGATAAGTGCAGGCTGGATGAGGGCCAGAGCCCTCGGGGAGCCCCACCCGCTGGCACCTGGGGATGTTGATGAAGATGAGACCCTCGATGCTGGGCAGCTCCACCTCCTGCTGCTCTACCTGCAGCCGGATCTCCTTGTGCAGGCTGCGCGAGTGGCTGATCTTCTGCAGCCCAACTCGCACATACACGCCCTTGTTGTGGAACCTGCAGAAGAGGGACACCTACTATCACAAGGGGGGCCCTTTCCCACCTAAAGCAGCCCTGGGGTTGCAGCCCCCTCCACCAGTTCCCGCTCGTAAGTCCCCAGGAAGTGGAAGCACGCCATCACCAGGGGCGGCCCCAAGCTCCCATCCTTGCTCAGCTCACACCTGCTTGTGAACCTGCCGGGCTCCTCCTCCCGTGCCTGGTGGAAGTCAAGGCTTAGCTCCGCATCAATGCCAATCCCACAGTAGTTACTCATCTGCACGATCTGGGGAAAGGCGTGTTCTCCTGTGGCCCCATCAGCCCCCACCAGGTACCCCCCACATCCCCCAAGCTGAGTCCAGCCTCCTTGTCTCCAACCCAACTCTGCTGCCGTGGTCAGAGTTGCTTCCATCCGGTGACCGCCCTGCTTAGTAACTGCCAGCACCCAGAGAAGCAGCATGGCACTCGGAGCAGGCAAAGGTCTGAGCCAGCCAGCATGAGGCACGCCACTCGGCAAGGCACTGCTCTGTGCCTCGGCTTCCCCATCCGTAAAGGGGATGGTGCTGGAGCCTACACCAGAGTGTGGCTGGACAAGGATGAGTCGCCTGCAGGGGCCCAACAGTGCCATACCCTCACCCGGCACACGGGTACCTTGGGGGGCTCAACATCTACCACGCTGTTCTCTGCACCGCTGGCCTCATGAGCGTCTAGCAGGATGGTCCAGCGGTCCATGAGCACAGCATCAGCCTCATCCACAGACACCAGCACAGAGAATGGGTCCTCTCCACTGTAGCCCGCCCCCCAGCGGAGGACCCGGCCAAGGTCGTTCCCTGGGACACGGGTGAGATGCACACTGACtttccacacccccacccccaccccagacctcaaCTGAAACTCGGGGCAGGAACGGATAAACCCCACCTGTGCCCAGAGGCAGGATGGCCACAGAAGGATCCGGGCAAGCCAGACGGTGTCGCATCTCCTCCAGGGCAGCAAGCACCCAGCCCACAGTGCCGTCCCCTCCGCACACCAGCACCCGGAAGCAGGGTACCTGGGAGAACATGTGGAACCTGGCGATAGGGAGACAGGCATTCTGCCACAGTCACAGCCACACAGGTGTGCAGCGAGAGGGGGCAGAAGTCACGACCCCAGGGCAGAGCAAGCCGCAACTCATCCCATGCCCAAGGCAGCCCGTGAGGGTTCCACACTGAACCCCAACCTGTTCCCACTGCCCATCAGTGAGTGTGTGCTGCCCCCCTTCTGGGGCCTGCCAGGCTATATGTGGTGCGGCGGACTCACCCGGGCAGAGGCCCCCCGTTGGTCAGCTCAAAGACCTGGTGAGGGTTCAGCAGCTTCCGGAAACTGCAAAGCAGGTCACGGCCCTTGAGGCCTCCACTTTTGGGGTTCACAAACACGAGGAGGGGGCGGCAGTCTGGGGGCAGCTTCGTGTGCTGACAGACAAGGCTGGATCAGAGCAGGCTCCCAAGGCCGCCCCTCAAGACACAACCAGTGTCTCCCCGACCCTACTCCCTGGGCAGGGAGCACCCCCACCCTGAGCCCACCTGGCCTGAGccagcttggggccagcccctcccgaAGAAGGCACACACAAGGCCCACGGTCTGCACAGCCATCCCTACCTCACCACTGACTGCTCGGGGCACCCTCCATGGCAGAGGGACACCCCCAGGCCACTGGCCAATGGGGCAGAGATGAGGCTGGCCAGCCTGGAGCTCCaagcacacacaccacaccacacccaCCACCTGATCCACACAGCTAATGGGCCAGGCTGGAAGCCCATGCGGGACCCCACCTGCCCCTCCAAGTCACCCAGTGCACACCCAGGGGGGACCACACACCTTGGGGGGACCACACGCCCTGGGGCCCCCAACCACCCCCACAGCTGCCAGGAGAACAGCCCAGTTCACAGGGCAGCCCCATGCCTCCCCTCACCTCTGGACGAAGCCCAGCTCCCCCACACATAACCCCTGAAACACAGTGCCCAGGAGATAGTGGGCAGGGGTCCCCACAATGGTGAGGGTGGCAGTCTGGGGCCCCCACAATGGTGAGGACGGGGGGCTGGGGTTCCCACAATGACAAGGATAGGGACTGGTGTCCCTACCATGGTGAAGACAGGAAAAGCTAGGAACTCCATAATAGCACAGAAAGGGTCCTAGGGTCCCCACAATGGCAAGGACAGGGAATTGGGGTCCCCACAATGACAAGCATGGAAGGCTGGCATCCCCATGATGGGGGTCGCTGAGCAACAGGAAACAGACAGGCCGGGCGCAGACACAGTGGGAAGCGGCCGTGGCTCAAGGCCGACGACACACGTGTGACCCAGTGGGCAGAGCTGCCTGCGGTCACCACTTACCTGCTCACCCCGGGGGCAGGCAGCTGACAGGAGAGAGAAAGCGCGTGTCGGCATCGCCCGCCCAGCTCTGCCCACGGAGCCGGCTGACCAGGGCCCTGACCTGCAGGTGCTGTGTCCTCATCAGGACAGTGGGACAGCCACCCTGTCCTGACCAGGGCAGGACCCACCTTCTTCATCTCGCCTCAGGGTGGGGACAGCGCACCCAGAACCTGGAGGTGTCGCCAACCCAGCCATAGACCCTAAACTCATTCTGCTCTTTTCTGCTCCGCCTGGACGGGAGTCAGTGGTCAGGGTCAGAGATCAGGAgcagagcagccatagacacctcAAGGGGCCCTTGGGGCCAGCAGGGCCGAGGACCAGAGGCTGCTGCAAAGGCACAAGGCGTGGGACGGGCATAGGACTCTGGCCCCTCACCTCACCCTGACTGTGCGGTGCCCATAGCAGAGCACACCTTCGCCCTGTGCCGGCCGCTGGGCACCCAACATCCAAGTCAGACAGCATCACCTACTGGCCAGAAGGGGTCTGGGCACAAGCAAGCGTCCTGAGGCCTACCGCACAGGGGCAGTGGGGCCAGGGCCTGGCCAGATGCCCGCACGGTCACAAATACACGCCGGCCCTTAGGAGATGGCCTCCGCAGAATGGGAGCTGCGTGCTGCGGTCCTTGGCCCGTCAGCCGCCATCACAGGCCTCCACCTGGGACCTCGGGCCCCTCCCTCGGTGTCAATCGGACCGTGCATGGCAGATGGACTTCGCTCCAACCCTCGAGCATTAGACAAACCAGTGATGGAGGCCACGTCCCCCTAGTGCTTGCCCCAGGCCCACTCACCAGGACATCCGGGAGCACCAGAGCAGTCAGCAGCCGGCCGTGCACAACCGTGTCCTTGACCAGCATGTACAGCCGCTCGGCCTCTGCGAAGCAGGCCACGTCCAGCACCACAGCACCTGCAGCAGGTGGGCCGTGAGCTGAGGCTAGGGCCTTGCCTCTCCCTGCAGCCAGAAGGGGACCCGGCTCTCGCTGCAGCCGGCCTCAGATCAGCCCGTCCAAGCTCACATGGTGTGATCCCTCTCCCCGGGGAGCCTTCAAGGACAGCTGGACTTGAGAAACAGGACATGGTGGGTGCACGCGAGCGAGGCcaccaggaggtggggaggaacAGCCAGGCCCACTCTTGTCCCCTGGCCCATGGAGCCCCTGGGACCCATGACGGGGGGGATGCACCCACAAGAACGGAGAATGCTGCTAACTGCTGAGGACCCACAGAAGGGACGTGGGCTCACAGTCTGTACTCCTGCTCATGGGCAGACATGAAGCTTTCTATGATAGAAGACGTGAACCCACGGGCAGAACAAGTATGGAGGACgccttctctgcacctcagtcACGTTTTAGCAAAAGCGTCGCAGCTGCGAGCCAGGAAATGCACACAAATGGCTCACTGGCACAGCCACAGCCATGGAGAAAGGTTGGTCCGGACGAGAAAACGTTT includes:
- the TMEM175 gene encoding endosomal/lysosomal proton channel TMEM175 isoform X1, which codes for MRREPLPTTILLSVPMNLTAPETSCLAMSAPQTPESALDAREDSSTATREEDAADGIQHSHRMLSFSDALLSIIATVMILPVTHTEISPEQVLGDRLQRLVRPFDKSIQKLLATRIAVYLMTFLIVTVAWAAHTRLFQVVGKIDDTLALLNLACMMTITFLPFTFSLMVTFPEVPLGIFLFCVCVIAIGAVQALIVVYAFHFPHLLNPQIERSTHRALYRQHVLGIILRGPALCFAAAGFSLFFYPASYLLMATVVFLPYLSKATSWCKSRLVGPREPPPHSMEFFTFDLHEPLSKERVEAFSDGVYAIVATLLILDICEDNVPDAKDVKEKFHGSLVAALSVYGPHFLAYFGSFATVGLLWFAHHSLFLHIRKATQSMGLLNTLSLAFVGGLPLAYQQTSAFARQPRDELESVRISCAIIFFASIFQFAIWTTALLHERETLQPSARFGGQEHAFMFAKLALYPCASLLAFTCTCFLSRFSTAIFHLMQIAVPFAFLLLRLLVRLALAVLWALRGLPVPELGAEDDSRSLLLPAPC
- the TMEM175 gene encoding endosomal/lysosomal proton channel TMEM175 isoform X4 — its product is MSAPQTPESALDAREDSSTATREEDAADGIQHSHRMLSFSDALLSIIATVMILPVTHTEISPEQVLGDRLQRLVRPFDKSIQKLLATRIAVYLMTFLIVTVAWAAHTRLFQVVGKIDDTLALLNLACMMTITFLPFTFSLMVTFPEVPLGIFLFCVCVIAIGAVQALIVVYAFHFPHLLNPQIERSTHRALYRQHVLGIILRGPALCFAAAGFSLFFYPASYLLMATVVFLPYLSKATSWCKSRLVGPREPPPHSMEFFTFDLHEPLSKERVEAFSDGVYAIVATLLILDICEDNVPDAKDVKEKFHGSLVAALSVYGPHFLAYFGSFATVGLLWFAHHSLFLHIRKATQSMGLLNTLSLAFVGGLPLAYQQTSAFARQPRDELESVRISCAIIFFASIFQFAIWTTALLHERETLQPSARFGGQEHAFMFAKLALYPCASLLAFTCTCFLSRFSTAIFHLMQIAVPFAFLLLRLLVRLALAVLWALRGLPVPELGAEDDSRSLLLPAPC
- the TMEM175 gene encoding endosomal/lysosomal proton channel TMEM175 isoform X2 yields the protein MRREPLPTTILLSVPMNLTAPETSCLAMSAPQTPESALDAREDSSTATREEDAADGIQHSHRMLSFSDALLSIIATVMILPVTHTEISPEQPFDKSIQKLLATRIAVYLMTFLIVTVAWAAHTRLFQVVGKIDDTLALLNLACMMTITFLPFTFSLMVTFPEVPLGIFLFCVCVIAIGAVQALIVVYAFHFPHLLNPQIERSTHRALYRQHVLGIILRGPALCFAAAGFSLFFYPASYLLMATVVFLPYLSKATSWCKSRLVGPREPPPHSMEFFTFDLHEPLSKERVEAFSDGVYAIVATLLILDICEDNVPDAKDVKEKFHGSLVAALSVYGPHFLAYFGSFATVGLLWFAHHSLFLHIRKATQSMGLLNTLSLAFVGGLPLAYQQTSAFARQPRDELESVRISCAIIFFASIFQFAIWTTALLHERETLQPSARFGGQEHAFMFAKLALYPCASLLAFTCTCFLSRFSTAIFHLMQIAVPFAFLLLRLLVRLALAVLWALRGLPVPELGAEDDSRSLLLPAPC
- the TMEM175 gene encoding endosomal/lysosomal proton channel TMEM175 isoform X3; this translates as MRREPLPTTILLSVPMNLTAPETSCLAMSAPQTPESALDAREDSSTATREEDAADGIQHSHRMLSFSDALLSIIATVMILPVTHTEISPEQVLGDRLQRLVRPFDKSIQKLLATRIAVYLMTFLIVTVAWAAHTRLFQVVGKIDDTLALLNLACMMTITFLPFTFSLMVTFPEVPLGIFLFCVCVIAIGAVQIERSTHRALYRQHVLGIILRGPALCFAAAGFSLFFYPASYLLMATVVFLPYLSKATSWCKSRLVGPREPPPHSMEFFTFDLHEPLSKERVEAFSDGVYAIVATLLILDICEDNVPDAKDVKEKFHGSLVAALSVYGPHFLAYFGSFATVGLLWFAHHSLFLHIRKATQSMGLLNTLSLAFVGGLPLAYQQTSAFARQPRDELESVRISCAIIFFASIFQFAIWTTALLHERETLQPSARFGGQEHAFMFAKLALYPCASLLAFTCTCFLSRFSTAIFHLMQIAVPFAFLLLRLLVRLALAVLWALRGLPVPELGAEDDSRSLLLPAPC